In Odocoileus virginianus isolate 20LAN1187 ecotype Illinois unplaced genomic scaffold, Ovbor_1.2 Unplaced_Contig_37, whole genome shotgun sequence, the following are encoded in one genomic region:
- the LOC110142360 gene encoding protein BEX2-like produces the protein MASKEKQAVKICNMEDANQENEKKDGKDQDVNKREPMALLSGASEYSVPRGTRRRFRVRQPIIHYRWDVTQRLGEPQARMREDNMERIGEEVRQLREKLREKQLSHSLRAVSTDPPYHEHHDELCLMP, from the coding sequence ATGGCGTCCAAAGAGAAACAAGCAGTAAAAATTTGCAACATGGAAGATGCCAaccaggagaatgaaaaaaaagatggaaaggaTCAAGATGTTAATAAAAGAGAACCTATGGCCCTCCTTTCGGGTGCTAGTGAATATTCTGTACCTAGAGGAACTCGTAGGCGGTTCCGTGTTAGGCAGCCCATAATACATTATAGATGGGACGTGACTCAGAGGCTTGGAGAGCCACAGGCGAGGATGAGAGAAGATAATATGGAAAGGATTGGGGAAGAGGTGAGGCAGCTGAGGGAAAAGCTGAGGGAAAAACAGTTGAGTCATAGTCTGCGGGCAGTTAGCACTGACCCCCCTTACCATGAGCATCATGATGAGTTATGCCTTATGCCTTGA